A section of the Chryseobacterium scophthalmum genome encodes:
- a CDS encoding peptide MFS transporter yields the protein MDTVQKKGHPKGLYLLFFTEMWERFSYYGMRAILILYLTKKLIEGGLGMDEQNATLLYGYFTGLVYFTPLIGGWLADKFLGKRLAITIGGITMMIGQFVLFGMNSTTGLYIGLALLIIGNGFFKPNISTLVGGLYPDGDDRRDSAFSIFYMGINLGALIAPFIIGYFTDNLFATTNADGSIAYGYRYGFLTAGIGMFLGQVVFNIFAQKYLGDLGTKPVKTTGTEDKATTEGQSINPVTGKPLTKPEEGQRITVIFILFLFAVFFWAGFEQAGSSLSLYTDKFINRNVFGFEIPTSWFQSVNPIFIVTLAPLFAIFWSSKLGKKLSTPVKMGVGMIILGLGFWFMLGAVAERNSNGDIADIANKAGIMWLIMTYLLHTIGELCLSPVGLSVVTKLSPPKLASILMAVWMLASSIANFIGGFLASIVETLGAGQVFTYISGFVIACGLLLLLLSKFISKMMHGVK from the coding sequence ATGGATACAGTACAGAAGAAAGGACATCCTAAAGGTTTGTACCTTTTGTTCTTCACCGAGATGTGGGAGCGTTTTTCTTATTACGGAATGCGTGCAATTTTGATCCTTTATTTAACTAAGAAATTAATTGAAGGAGGATTAGGAATGGACGAGCAGAATGCAACCTTATTATATGGTTACTTTACCGGTCTAGTTTATTTTACACCGCTTATCGGAGGTTGGCTTGCCGATAAATTTTTAGGAAAACGTTTAGCAATTACAATCGGTGGTATCACCATGATGATTGGACAGTTTGTTTTATTCGGAATGAATTCTACAACCGGGCTTTACATCGGTTTGGCCTTACTGATCATCGGAAATGGTTTTTTTAAACCTAACATTTCGACTTTAGTGGGAGGTCTTTATCCAGATGGGGACGACAGAAGAGATTCTGCATTCTCTATTTTCTACATGGGAATTAACTTGGGAGCTTTAATTGCACCTTTTATTATCGGATATTTTACAGATAACCTTTTTGCAACAACAAATGCAGATGGTTCTATTGCTTATGGATATAGATACGGTTTCCTTACAGCGGGAATCGGAATGTTTTTAGGTCAGGTTGTATTTAATATTTTTGCTCAAAAATATTTGGGAGATTTAGGTACAAAACCTGTAAAAACAACAGGAACTGAAGACAAAGCAACTACTGAAGGGCAATCTATTAACCCCGTAACAGGAAAACCTTTAACTAAACCTGAAGAAGGACAAAGAATTACAGTAATCTTTATTTTATTCTTATTTGCAGTATTCTTTTGGGCAGGTTTCGAACAGGCTGGATCTTCTTTATCTTTATATACAGATAAATTTATCAACAGAAATGTTTTCGGATTTGAAATTCCAACATCTTGGTTTCAGTCGGTTAACCCTATTTTCATTGTAACATTAGCACCATTATTTGCAATATTCTGGAGTTCTAAATTAGGTAAAAAACTTTCTACTCCTGTAAAAATGGGTGTTGGTATGATTATCTTAGGACTTGGTTTCTGGTTTATGCTTGGAGCTGTTGCAGAGAGAAATTCTAACGGGGACATTGCTGACATCGCAAACAAAGCAGGGATTATGTGGTTGATTATGACTTATTTATTACATACAATTGGTGAACTTTGTCTTTCACCGGTAGGTTTATCGGTTGTTACAAAATTATCTCCACCAAAATTAGCTTCAATCTTGATGGCAGTTTGGATGTTGGCTTCATCAATCGCTAACTTCATCGGAGGATTCTTAGCTTCAATTGTAGAAACTTTGGGAGCAGGACAAGTATTCACATACATTTCAGGATTTGTAATTGCTTGTGGATTATTACTTCTTTTACTAAGCAAATTCATCAGCAAAATGATGCATGGCGTAAAATAA
- a CDS encoding PDDEXK nuclease domain-containing protein, whose product MEVSEDSLFQSIKEIINQSREKVFRIANSTLLLTYWQIGQLIVEDEQKGKERAEYGKYTLKNLSKKLTLEFGRGFDESNLRNMRSFYNTFPIRDAVRHELSWTHYRLLLRQENDQKRLYYLNESIQNNWSSRDLKRQINSLAYERVLQHKKSSHETIRSVLKDPYIFEFLGIKSDEKISEKEIETGIIDHIQKFLLEFGKGFAFVARQQHISTDTSDFYIDLVFYNYILKCFVIIDLKTGELSHQDIGQIDMYVRMYDDLKRGEDDNPTIGILLCSEKDETIVKYSVLNDKNNLFASKYLLYLPKEEELKQIIDQDRIRFELDQEDKKQQS is encoded by the coding sequence ATGGAAGTTTCTGAAGATTCTTTGTTTCAATCCATAAAGGAAATTATTAATCAATCGCGCGAAAAAGTTTTTCGTATTGCGAATTCTACTCTATTATTAACTTACTGGCAAATCGGACAATTAATTGTTGAAGACGAACAAAAAGGAAAAGAAAGGGCAGAATACGGAAAATATACTTTAAAAAATCTTTCAAAAAAACTTACTTTAGAATTTGGAAGAGGTTTTGATGAAAGCAATTTGAGAAATATGCGCTCTTTTTACAATACATTTCCAATTCGTGACGCAGTGCGTCACGAATTGAGCTGGACTCATTACAGATTGCTTTTAAGACAAGAAAATGATCAAAAGAGATTATATTATCTCAATGAGTCTATTCAAAATAACTGGAGCTCAAGAGATCTGAAAAGACAAATCAATTCTCTTGCTTACGAAAGAGTTTTACAGCATAAAAAATCCTCACACGAAACCATTCGTAGTGTTTTAAAAGATCCTTATATTTTTGAGTTTTTAGGGATAAAATCTGACGAAAAAATTTCAGAAAAAGAAATTGAAACCGGAATTATCGACCATATTCAAAAATTTCTTCTAGAATTTGGGAAAGGTTTCGCTTTTGTAGCAAGACAACAACATATCTCCACAGACACTTCAGATTTTTACATAGATTTAGTTTTCTATAATTACATTCTGAAATGCTTCGTTATTATTGATTTAAAAACAGGAGAACTTTCACATCAAGACATCGGTCAAATCGATATGTACGTAAGAATGTATGATGATCTTAAACGAGGTGAAGACGACAATCCAACTATCGGAATTCTTTTATGTTCTGAAAAAGACGAAACTATTGTAAAATATTCTGTTTTAAATGACAAAAACAATCTATTTGCAAGCAAATATTTATTGTACCTTCCGAAAGAAGAAGAATTAAAACAAATTATTGACCAAGACAGAATTCGTTTTGAGCTTGATCAGGAAGACAAAAAACAACAATCTTAA
- a CDS encoding peptide MFS transporter, giving the protein MNQTLEEIQNFKGKYPKQLWTLFTVEMWERFCFYGMRGVLTFFMVDQLLLKDDVANLQYGAIQAFVYAFTFIGGIFADKILGFKKSLFFGGIVMILGNLLIAFSPKDLFYYGIAFSIIGTGFFKPNVSSMVGELYDEKDPRRDAGYGMFYAGINIGGLLGGALCIYLGKYHSWTLCFLAAAVVMVIGLLTFLFTKKNLGPIGNSPLINMEPGKRKIREIGVYALSILSIPLIFIMVKNTDYTDYFMYTIGTVAVGYFIYELIRLKISGLQKKLIAAFSFIFFYFLFNAIYEQSGGSLSLFAKDNLDHNLLGFNMDPNVVNNSSNTLFVIILSPIIGLLWLWLAKKKLEPNTLIKFGIGFLFLSASFYIFYYTKFFANVEGITSLNVFAFAYLITTIGELCLGPIGMSIITKLSPKRLFGMMMGLWFLASAFGQLAAGKLGAEISKSNTGNDLVSKLQSYTDGYYQLAIYALIAGVVLILISPFIKKLMQEVK; this is encoded by the coding sequence ATGAACCAAACTTTAGAAGAAATACAAAATTTCAAAGGAAAATACCCAAAACAATTATGGACACTTTTTACCGTCGAGATGTGGGAAAGATTCTGTTTTTACGGAATGAGGGGTGTTCTTACGTTTTTCATGGTAGATCAGCTTTTATTAAAAGATGATGTAGCTAATCTTCAATACGGTGCAATCCAGGCTTTTGTATATGCTTTCACTTTCATAGGTGGTATTTTTGCCGATAAAATTTTAGGGTTTAAAAAATCACTGTTTTTCGGCGGAATTGTCATGATTTTAGGTAATTTATTGATTGCTTTTTCTCCAAAAGATTTATTTTATTACGGAATTGCATTCTCTATTATCGGAACAGGATTCTTCAAACCCAATGTTTCATCAATGGTAGGAGAATTGTACGACGAAAAAGATCCGAGAAGAGATGCAGGATACGGAATGTTCTATGCAGGAATTAACATTGGTGGACTTTTAGGAGGTGCTCTTTGTATTTATTTAGGAAAATACCATTCTTGGACTTTATGCTTCCTTGCAGCAGCTGTAGTAATGGTTATCGGATTACTTACTTTCCTTTTCACCAAGAAAAACTTAGGACCAATAGGTAATTCTCCATTAATAAATATGGAACCGGGAAAAAGAAAAATAAGAGAAATTGGTGTTTATGCACTTTCTATTTTAAGTATCCCGTTGATTTTCATCATGGTAAAAAATACGGATTATACAGATTATTTCATGTACACAATAGGAACTGTTGCTGTAGGATATTTTATTTATGAATTAATCAGATTAAAAATTTCAGGTCTTCAGAAAAAATTAATTGCAGCATTTTCTTTTATATTTTTCTATTTCTTATTCAATGCGATTTATGAGCAAAGTGGTGGTTCTTTATCTCTGTTTGCGAAAGATAATTTAGATCACAATTTATTAGGGTTTAATATGGATCCCAATGTGGTTAACAACAGTTCAAATACTCTTTTTGTTATTATTTTAAGTCCAATTATTGGGTTACTTTGGCTTTGGTTGGCTAAGAAAAAATTAGAGCCTAATACATTAATTAAATTCGGAATCGGATTCTTATTTCTTTCTGCATCATTTTATATATTTTATTACACCAAGTTTTTTGCTAATGTAGAGGGAATTACTTCACTGAATGTCTTTGCATTCGCTTATCTTATTACAACCATAGGGGAACTTTGTTTAGGCCCAATCGGAATGTCGATCATTACCAAATTATCTCCAAAAAGATTATTCGGGATGATGATGGGGCTTTGGTTTTTAGCAAGTGCATTCGGTCAGTTAGCAGCAGGAAAACTAGGTGCTGAAATTTCAAAATCAAATACAGGAAACGATTTAGTATCTAAGTTACAGTCTTATACAGATGGTTATTATCAGCTTGCTATTTATGCACTAATTGCGGGTGTGGTACTGATTTTGATATCACCATTCATTAAAAAGCTTATGCAGGAGGTAAAATAG
- a CDS encoding thioredoxin family protein, producing MKKISTLLFLFIISFCFAQVKWMTIEEALNAQKTQPKKIIIDFYADWCAPCKIMDKKTYGNPIIYEFLNENYYPVKFDAEDKRTIEIFGRKFSNDNTSHKKGRNSLHEFTQFMNVNAVPSTVFLDDKGNPITMLQGELSAKELEPYLDFISKDLYKKVKTKQDWEDYQKKFRSKIKD from the coding sequence ATGAAAAAAATATCCACCCTACTTTTTCTTTTCATTATCAGCTTCTGTTTTGCGCAGGTAAAATGGATGACGATTGAAGAAGCATTAAATGCACAGAAAACACAGCCTAAAAAAATCATCATTGATTTTTATGCAGATTGGTGTGCCCCGTGTAAAATCATGGATAAAAAAACCTATGGAAACCCCATAATTTATGAGTTTTTAAATGAAAATTATTACCCTGTAAAATTTGATGCAGAAGACAAACGAACAATAGAAATCTTCGGACGAAAATTTTCTAATGACAATACTTCTCACAAGAAAGGAAGAAATTCACTTCACGAATTCACGCAGTTCATGAATGTAAATGCAGTACCAAGTACGGTTTTTCTTGATGACAAAGGAAATCCTATTACAATGTTGCAAGGCGAATTATCTGCAAAAGAATTAGAACCTTATCTTGATTTTATATCGAAAGATTTATACAAAAAAGTAAAAACCAAGCAAGATTGGGAAGATTATCAGAAGAAATTCAGATCTAAAATAAAAGATTAA
- the recG gene encoding ATP-dependent DNA helicase RecG has translation MTLETSIEYVKGIGPERAKLIKNVLGISIVEDLLNFYPIRYLDKNKVYKVNGLQESNLEIQLKGKISNVQEILTGKVKRLTAKFNDDTGSMDLVWFQYSKWLKEQLPVNREVFIFGKINAFNNQFSMPHPEIELDENKEKDNRLRPIYPSSEKLTKRGLNQKFFQVILRNICKEIPNLIQENLPERIMSSMKFLSRQQTFLNIHFPKNLDYFEKANQRLKFEESFFFQLGYALKKLHHKTQSVGNPFPIVGDHFTGFYENHLPFELTGAQKRVLKEIRMDMKKPIQMNRLLQGDVGSGKTMVALLTMLIALDNGFQSCLMAPTEILAQQHYNGIKDLLKDTEIKVSLLTGSVKASARKTIHEELENGELSILVGTHAVLEDKVKFKNLGLAIIDEQHRFGVAQRAKLWAKNKIPPHILVMTATPIPRTLAMSFYSDLDVSVIDEMPVGRKAIITAHRREKDRTYVYHFCHEEIRNGRQIYFVYPLIEESETLDYKNLMEGLEHIMDNFSNYEVTMLHGKMKPDEKDAAMNYFASGKSQIMVATTVIEVGVNVPNASVMVIESAERFGLSQLHQLRGRVGRGAEQSYCILMTSDKMSAESRIRIRTMTETNDGFKISEVDMQLRGPGDILGTQQSGVVDFKRLDLVNDAPIIKTTKKMVDKILEADPHLSGTDHQIIKNYYIQNYKGKNKWSKIS, from the coding sequence ATGACTTTAGAAACTTCCATAGAATATGTAAAAGGAATTGGTCCTGAACGAGCCAAACTCATTAAAAATGTTTTGGGAATTTCTATTGTGGAAGATCTTCTCAATTTCTACCCGATTCGGTATTTAGACAAAAACAAAGTTTACAAAGTAAACGGGCTTCAGGAAAGCAATCTTGAAATTCAGCTGAAAGGAAAAATTTCCAATGTGCAGGAAATTCTCACCGGAAAAGTAAAAAGACTGACCGCAAAATTCAACGACGACACTGGAAGCATGGATCTGGTTTGGTTTCAGTATTCGAAATGGCTGAAAGAACAACTTCCTGTAAACCGTGAAGTTTTTATTTTCGGAAAGATCAATGCTTTTAACAATCAGTTTTCGATGCCGCATCCGGAAATTGAACTGGATGAAAACAAAGAGAAAGACAACAGATTAAGACCCATTTATCCCAGTTCTGAAAAACTGACGAAAAGAGGTTTAAACCAAAAATTCTTTCAGGTAATTCTGAGAAATATCTGCAAAGAAATCCCTAATCTTATTCAGGAAAATCTTCCGGAACGTATAATGAGTTCGATGAAGTTTTTATCGAGACAACAGACTTTTTTAAACATTCATTTTCCAAAAAATTTAGATTATTTTGAAAAGGCGAATCAGCGACTGAAGTTTGAAGAATCATTTTTCTTTCAGCTAGGATATGCTTTAAAAAAGCTTCATCATAAAACGCAATCTGTAGGAAATCCGTTTCCGATCGTTGGTGATCATTTTACAGGATTTTACGAAAACCATCTTCCTTTTGAACTTACAGGAGCTCAAAAAAGAGTTTTAAAGGAAATCCGAATGGATATGAAAAAGCCGATCCAGATGAACAGGCTTTTGCAAGGCGATGTAGGTTCAGGAAAAACAATGGTTGCTTTATTAACGATGCTGATTGCCTTAGACAATGGTTTTCAAAGTTGTCTGATGGCTCCGACGGAAATTCTGGCACAGCAACATTACAACGGAATTAAAGATTTATTAAAAGACACAGAAATTAAAGTCAGCCTTTTGACGGGTTCGGTAAAAGCTTCCGCAAGAAAAACCATTCACGAAGAACTCGAAAATGGCGAACTTTCTATTTTGGTAGGAACTCATGCTGTTTTGGAAGACAAAGTGAAATTTAAAAATCTTGGATTGGCAATTATCGACGAGCAACATCGATTTGGTGTGGCTCAAAGAGCTAAACTGTGGGCTAAAAATAAAATTCCTCCACATATTTTGGTGATGACCGCAACTCCGATTCCGAGAACTTTGGCGATGAGTTTTTATTCGGATCTCGACGTTTCTGTGATTGATGAAATGCCTGTTGGAAGAAAAGCAATTATTACGGCTCATCGAAGAGAAAAAGACAGAACTTATGTTTATCATTTCTGTCATGAAGAAATCCGAAATGGCAGACAGATTTACTTTGTTTATCCGTTGATTGAAGAATCTGAAACATTAGATTATAAAAATCTGATGGAAGGTTTGGAGCATATTATGGACAACTTTTCGAATTATGAGGTAACGATGCTTCACGGGAAAATGAAACCCGATGAAAAAGATGCCGCAATGAATTATTTTGCATCAGGAAAGTCACAAATTATGGTCGCAACAACCGTAATTGAAGTCGGTGTAAATGTTCCGAATGCTTCAGTTATGGTGATTGAAAGTGCTGAAAGATTTGGTCTTTCTCAGCTTCACCAACTTCGTGGAAGAGTTGGAAGAGGAGCCGAACAGAGTTACTGTATCTTGATGACCTCCGATAAAATGTCTGCCGAAAGCCGAATAAGAATCAGAACGATGACCGAAACCAATGATGGTTTTAAAATTTCTGAGGTCGATATGCAGTTGCGCGGTCCTGGTGATATTTTGGGAACTCAGCAAAGTGGTGTTGTTGATTTTAAACGACTCGATCTGGTGAACGATGCACCCATTATTAAAACCACAAAAAAAATGGTCGACAAAATATTGGAAGCAGATCCGCATTTATCAGGAACTGATCATCAAATCATTAAAAATTATTATATCCAAAATTATAAAGGGAAAAATAAGTGGAGTAAGATTTCGTAA
- a CDS encoding GNAT family N-acetyltransferase, producing MKLIKATEQNIPLIQDLAKRSWENAYAEILSIEQMEYMLNTMYSRSEISTHLENPDYHYYLVFDENLNEYDGFIGFENHYEENTTKLHRIYLVPESKGKGLGKKTLEFLNEKTLESGDKRIILNVNKHNSAKKFYESQGYKVYDEGVFDIGNGYVMDDYLMEFVL from the coding sequence ATGAAATTAATCAAAGCAACAGAACAAAATATCCCTTTAATTCAGGACTTAGCTAAAAGGTCTTGGGAAAATGCCTACGCAGAAATTTTATCTATTGAGCAGATGGAATATATGTTAAATACAATGTATTCTCGATCTGAAATTTCAACTCATCTTGAAAATCCTGATTATCATTATTATCTTGTTTTTGATGAAAATTTAAATGAATATGACGGATTTATTGGTTTTGAAAATCATTATGAAGAAAACACAACAAAGCTTCACCGAATTTATCTAGTTCCAGAAAGTAAAGGAAAAGGTTTAGGTAAAAAAACGCTTGAATTCTTAAACGAAAAAACTTTAGAAAGCGGAGATAAAAGAATTATTCTGAATGTCAATAAGCATAATTCAGCGAAGAAATTCTACGAATCTCAAGGCTATAAGGTATATGATGAAGGCGTTTTTGATATTGGAAATGGATATGTGATGGACGATTATTTGATGGAATTTGTTCTGTAA
- the dapA gene encoding 4-hydroxy-tetrahydrodipicolinate synthase: MSILKGVGVALVTPFNEDLSVDFESLTKLVEYNIENGTNYLVVLGTTAEAATLSSDEKKQVVEHIIKVNNKRLPLVLGIGGNNTLEVKQQIEETDLSDFTAVLSVSPYYNKPNQEGLYQHYKALASTGKNIIIYNVPSRTGQNVEAETTLRLANEFPNLFLIKEAAPNILQYFDILRKKPEGFNLVSGDDEYTLPVTLAGGNGVISVIGQAYPKEFSTMVQLAFDKKVDEAYEIHNKLVEITRLIFAEGNPCGIKVVLAEKGLIKNYLRLPLVAASEGLYAKIKAEMAKI, translated from the coding sequence ATGAGCATTTTAAAAGGAGTAGGTGTTGCTTTGGTTACACCCTTTAATGAAGATTTATCCGTAGATTTCGAAAGTTTAACAAAACTTGTTGAGTACAACATCGAAAACGGAACCAACTATTTGGTAGTATTGGGAACTACAGCGGAAGCTGCTACACTTTCTTCAGACGAGAAGAAACAGGTAGTTGAGCACATCATTAAGGTGAATAATAAACGTCTTCCTTTGGTTTTAGGAATTGGCGGAAACAATACTCTTGAAGTCAAACAGCAAATCGAAGAAACTGATTTGTCAGATTTTACGGCTGTTTTATCGGTGTCTCCTTATTATAACAAACCTAATCAGGAAGGGCTTTATCAACATTATAAAGCTTTAGCTTCTACAGGAAAAAATATTATCATTTATAACGTTCCTTCAAGAACCGGACAAAATGTAGAAGCTGAAACTACTTTGCGTTTGGCAAATGAATTCCCGAATTTATTCTTGATTAAAGAAGCAGCACCAAATATTCTTCAGTATTTTGATATTCTTAGAAAAAAACCTGAAGGTTTTAATTTGGTTTCTGGTGATGATGAATACACACTTCCTGTAACTTTGGCAGGTGGAAATGGAGTAATTTCTGTGATCGGGCAAGCTTATCCGAAAGAATTTTCTACAATGGTTCAGCTGGCTTTTGATAAAAAAGTAGATGAAGCTTATGAAATTCACAACAAATTAGTAGAGATTACAAGATTGATTTTTGCAGAAGGAAATCCTTGCGGAATTAAAGTTGTTTTGGCAGAAAAAGGATTAATCAAAAACTATTTGAGACTTCCATTGGTTGCTGCTTCAGAAGGACTTTATGCGAAAATAAAAGCTGAAATGGCGAAAATTTAA
- a CDS encoding 5'-nucleotidase C-terminal domain-containing protein: MQNKFLLLGIALFTLTACKTTSLQVANVQTQKNISINKELKDDEGFAKFIEPYTLKLNKEMNQKISYTLVNLTKEGDNSNLGNLLADYTFDGADVWTKANLNKNVDAALINIGGIRTTIGKGDILLKNVFEVMPFENEVIIVKMKGADLQGLFDYYAKTQVNNPVSHLYIETNNGQLTKTLIKGKAVNPNQDYYIATSDYLALGGDNMKFFSKGESIPTGIKLRDLFIDYFKKNAEINPKEDIRLNFIGKK; this comes from the coding sequence ATGCAAAATAAATTCTTATTGCTAGGAATTGCCTTGTTTACACTTACAGCCTGTAAAACGACATCGTTGCAGGTTGCCAATGTGCAGACACAGAAGAACATTTCTATTAATAAAGAGCTGAAGGACGATGAAGGTTTTGCGAAATTTATCGAGCCTTACACTCTGAAACTCAACAAAGAGATGAATCAAAAAATCTCTTACACGCTAGTAAATCTTACAAAAGAAGGAGACAACAGCAATTTGGGAAACCTTTTAGCTGACTACACTTTTGACGGAGCAGATGTTTGGACAAAAGCGAATCTCAATAAAAACGTAGATGCTGCCCTAATCAATATCGGTGGAATCCGTACTACGATTGGAAAAGGAGATATTCTTCTGAAAAATGTTTTCGAAGTAATGCCTTTTGAAAATGAAGTGATCATTGTAAAAATGAAAGGTGCAGATTTGCAGGGATTGTTTGATTACTACGCAAAAACTCAGGTGAATAATCCGGTTTCTCATTTATACATAGAAACCAATAACGGACAATTAACCAAAACTTTAATTAAAGGAAAAGCGGTAAATCCAAATCAGGATTATTATATTGCAACGTCTGATTATCTGGCTTTGGGAGGTGATAATATGAAATTTTTCAGCAAAGGAGAATCGATTCCTACAGGAATTAAATTGAGAGATTTATTTATCGATTATTTTAAGAAAAATGCTGAGATCAATCCGAAAGAAGATATTCGCTTAAATTTTATTGGGAAGAAATAA
- a CDS encoding bifunctional metallophosphatase/5'-nucleotidase — protein MNRKSFLKTIGGGTLAMTLAPNLMMAEELSLNSFKSAHKLTILHTNDQHSRIEPFDESYTKNPNQGGFARRASLIQKIRSEESNLLLLDSGDIFQGTPYFNFFGGELEFKLMSMMKYDASTMGNHDFDNGLDGFLKVLPNAEFPFICSNYDFKNTILDGKTSQYKIFNKNGIKVGIFGVGIQLEGLVGKKQYGETIWSDPIDVAQHYSNFLKNEKKCDLVICLSHIGYDYKDEPEKISDKILASKTENIDLILGGHTHTFLPEPQTFKNRQGKNVLVNQVGWAGLLLGRIDFFFDSNKNIKQISWNNQAIDSSITV, from the coding sequence ATGAATAGAAAGAGTTTTTTAAAAACAATAGGTGGCGGAACTTTAGCAATGACTTTAGCTCCCAATTTGATGATGGCAGAAGAATTGAGTTTAAATTCTTTCAAATCTGCCCACAAATTAACGATTCTTCATACCAACGATCAACACAGCAGAATAGAACCTTTTGACGAAAGTTATACCAAAAATCCTAATCAAGGTGGTTTTGCGAGAAGAGCAAGTTTAATACAAAAAATAAGAAGCGAAGAAAGCAATCTTTTGTTGCTCGATTCCGGAGATATTTTTCAGGGAACACCTTATTTCAACTTTTTCGGAGGTGAACTGGAGTTTAAGCTGATGTCGATGATGAAATATGATGCATCAACGATGGGAAATCATGATTTCGATAATGGTTTAGATGGTTTTCTGAAGGTTTTGCCTAATGCAGAGTTTCCTTTTATCTGTTCGAATTATGATTTTAAAAATACCATTCTAGACGGAAAGACTTCACAGTATAAAATATTCAACAAAAACGGCATCAAAGTCGGAATTTTCGGAGTCGGAATTCAATTAGAAGGTTTAGTTGGAAAAAAACAGTACGGGGAAACCATTTGGTCTGATCCTATTGATGTGGCGCAGCATTATTCTAATTTCCTGAAAAATGAAAAAAAATGCGACCTTGTGATTTGCCTTTCACACATCGGATATGACTACAAAGATGAACCCGAAAAAATAAGTGATAAAATTTTAGCCTCAAAAACAGAAAATATTGACTTAATTTTGGGAGGTCACACCCATACTTTTTTACCGGAACCTCAAACCTTTAAAAACAGACAAGGGAAAAACGTTTTGGTAAACCAGGTAGGTTGGGCAGGTCTTCTTTTAGGCAGAATAGATTTCTTTTTTGATTCAAATAAAAATATAAAACAGATTTCCTGGAATAATCAGGCAATCGACAGCAGTATAACAGTATAA